From Variimorphobacter saccharofermentans, one genomic window encodes:
- the spoVAE gene encoding stage V sporulation protein AE, whose protein sequence is MDYVIAFFVGGAICAVVQILLDNTKLMPGRVMVILVCTGALLGAIGIYEPFAKWAGAGAGVPLTGFGNILFKGVKEAVDKEGFIGIFKGGFTSSAVGISAALIFSYIASWFFNAKMKS, encoded by the coding sequence ATGGATTATGTAATTGCTTTTTTCGTAGGCGGTGCAATATGTGCCGTAGTACAGATCTTACTGGACAATACAAAATTGATGCCAGGCCGGGTTATGGTGATTTTGGTATGCACCGGTGCATTACTAGGTGCAATTGGTATTTATGAGCCATTTGCCAAGTGGGCCGGAGCCGGAGCTGGTGTACCGCTGACCGGGTTTGGTAATATATTATTTAAGGGGGTAAAGGAAGCAGTGGATAAGGAGGGCTTTATCGGTATATTTAAAGGTGGCTTTACCTCCTCAGCAGTAGGAATATCAGCAGCATTAATTTTTAGCTATATTGCTTCCTGGTTCTTTAATGCTAAAATGAAATCTTAG
- a CDS encoding transglycosylase domain-containing protein, giving the protein MNYSKKGIENKQNYIKSTSRRLISKTRITLFRLGIVSVVVAAIVASFAGYGFVKGLVDNAPDISEIDVIPTGFTTTIYDKEGNEIETLVGAHANRVYVTLDELPDYVKDAFIAIEDERFYEHDGIDVRGILRAAVQGLKTGDFSEGASTITQQLLKNQVFEGGLETEFIDKVERKIQEQYLAIQLENKLEKDTILEYYLNTINLGAGTYGVQTAAKRYFNKDAKDLNLSEAATIAAITQRPVYLNPINFPEDNAKRRAEILKEMLEQERITQSEYDEAVADSKDVYTRIQSVDEEQDATSYYSYFVDELIEQVMEDLQSELGYTQNQASTLLYSGGLQIYTTQDPLIQKICDDVYSDESNFPEMGTSFWELTYALSIQKNDKDKTTIHYHGNDLLEYYKDYPDPDGLYVDDKGSKFSLLFTDKKDMQKKIDAFRESVVEEGDVILGEKVTMTIQPQSSFVVMDQHTGEVAAIIGGRGKKSGNRTLNRATNTFRQPGSTFKILSTYLPALDTVGLTLASVQDDVGPYYYPGTKTQVNNWTSSSKYDGLTTLRRGIYNSMNIVTVKTFEQVTPQLGYDYLLKLGFTSLVDSRKEENGDIVSDINYPMALGGLTDGVSNLEITAAYAAIANKGVYTEPIFYTKILDHDGKVLLRNKPKQEQVMKESTAWLLTNAMEDVVKIGTGKAARLNAIDMPVAGKTGSTSNYNDLWFCGYSPYYTASVWSGFDNNRPQTERNYHKKIWRMIMEQIHIEKNLETVSFTKPDSVVSARICTKSGKLAVEGLCDHYLGGNTTRVEYFAKGTVPTEKCDMHVKATVCEKSKKLATEFCPEDSVKESVFLNKEETGKTADTPYLLPSDSCKVHTEGAAFEEDPGFLDDEYEDEEPQEEYEDEQGQETNDPDPVVPDEEPDTDIIEDITDFLNPQ; this is encoded by the coding sequence ATGAATTATAGTAAGAAAGGAATTGAAAATAAGCAAAATTATATAAAATCGACTTCAAGAAGGCTCATATCCAAAACGCGAATAACCCTGTTCCGTTTAGGTATTGTGAGTGTTGTTGTAGCAGCTATTGTGGCTTCTTTCGCAGGTTATGGTTTTGTTAAGGGATTAGTTGATAATGCACCTGACATATCTGAAATTGACGTAATTCCTACTGGTTTCACAACAACCATATACGATAAAGAAGGGAATGAAATTGAGACCCTGGTTGGTGCTCATGCGAATCGTGTTTACGTTACCCTGGACGAATTGCCGGATTATGTTAAGGATGCTTTTATTGCGATTGAAGATGAGCGTTTTTATGAACATGATGGAATTGATGTCAGAGGTATCCTAAGAGCTGCCGTACAGGGACTTAAGACCGGTGACTTCAGCGAAGGTGCAAGTACCATAACCCAACAGCTGCTAAAGAATCAGGTGTTTGAGGGTGGACTTGAGACTGAATTTATCGACAAGGTCGAACGAAAGATCCAGGAGCAGTATCTTGCAATACAGCTGGAAAACAAACTGGAGAAGGATACGATTCTTGAATACTATCTCAATACCATCAATCTAGGAGCTGGTACCTACGGTGTGCAAACAGCAGCAAAGCGGTATTTCAACAAGGATGCAAAGGATCTTAATCTATCCGAAGCTGCTACCATTGCAGCCATTACACAGCGCCCTGTCTATCTTAATCCGATTAATTTTCCTGAAGACAATGCAAAAAGGCGAGCGGAAATATTAAAGGAAATGCTGGAGCAGGAAAGAATCACTCAAAGTGAATATGATGAAGCCGTTGCTGACAGCAAGGATGTTTACACAAGAATACAATCCGTTGATGAGGAGCAGGATGCTACATCCTATTACAGCTACTTTGTTGATGAATTGATTGAACAGGTGATGGAGGATTTACAATCCGAGCTTGGATATACCCAAAATCAGGCTTCCACCTTGTTATACAGCGGTGGCTTACAAATATATACCACTCAGGATCCACTAATTCAGAAAATATGCGATGACGTATATTCCGATGAGAGCAACTTTCCTGAGATGGGTACTTCCTTCTGGGAATTAACCTATGCTCTATCCATTCAGAAGAATGACAAGGACAAGACCACCATTCATTATCATGGTAATGATTTATTAGAGTACTATAAGGACTACCCCGATCCCGATGGTCTGTATGTGGATGATAAGGGAAGCAAATTCTCATTATTATTTACGGATAAGAAGGATATGCAGAAAAAAATCGATGCCTTCCGGGAATCAGTCGTAGAGGAAGGCGATGTGATTCTTGGCGAAAAGGTAACCATGACCATCCAGCCACAGTCCTCATTCGTTGTAATGGATCAGCATACTGGAGAGGTTGCCGCCATAATAGGCGGTCGTGGTAAGAAAAGCGGAAATCGTACCTTAAACCGTGCCACCAATACCTTCCGTCAACCCGGTTCCACCTTTAAGATACTTTCCACCTATCTGCCTGCCCTTGACACTGTTGGATTAACCTTAGCCAGTGTTCAGGATGATGTTGGGCCTTATTACTATCCTGGGACCAAGACACAGGTAAATAACTGGACCTCATCCAGCAAATATGATGGACTTACCACCCTGCGTAGAGGTATCTATAATTCCATGAATATTGTGACGGTGAAAACCTTTGAACAGGTTACACCACAGCTTGGATATGATTATCTCCTGAAGCTTGGATTTACCTCCTTGGTAGATTCCAGAAAAGAAGAGAATGGTGATATCGTATCCGATATCAATTATCCTATGGCGCTCGGTGGTTTAACGGATGGTGTCAGCAATCTGGAAATTACTGCAGCCTATGCTGCAATTGCTAATAAAGGGGTCTATACAGAACCAATCTTCTATACGAAGATCTTAGATCACGACGGTAAAGTCCTACTTCGTAATAAACCGAAGCAGGAACAGGTAATGAAGGAGTCCACAGCATGGCTTTTAACAAACGCCATGGAGGATGTAGTAAAGATCGGTACTGGTAAAGCTGCCAGATTAAATGCCATAGATATGCCGGTAGCAGGTAAGACAGGTTCTACCTCTAACTATAATGACCTGTGGTTCTGTGGATATTCTCCATATTATACTGCTTCCGTATGGTCCGGCTTTGATAATAACCGTCCGCAGACAGAACGTAACTACCATAAGAAGATCTGGCGTATGATTATGGAGCAGATTCATATTGAGAAAAATCTAGAGACCGTATCCTTTACAAAACCGGATTCCGTTGTCTCTGCGAGAATTTGTACCAAATCAGGAAAGCTTGCCGTTGAGGGCTTATGTGATCATTATCTAGGAGGAAATACCACAAGGGTAGAGTACTTTGCCAAAGGTACTGTTCCAACAGAAAAATGTGATATGCATGTAAAAGCTACGGTATGTGAGAAGTCCAAAAAACTTGCCACAGAATTCTGTCCTGAAGACTCTGTAAAAGAAAGTGTATTTCTGAATAAGGAGGAGACAGGTAAAACAGCGGATACTCCATATCTACTACCCAGTGATTCCTGTAAGGTTCATACTGAGGGTGCTGCTTTCGAGGAAGATCCCGGATTCTTGGACGATGAGTATGAAGATGAAGAACCCCAGGAAGAATATGAGGATGAGCAGGGTCAGGAGACGAATGATCCCGATCCTGTTGTTCCTGATGAGGAACCAGATACAGATATTATCGAGGATATTACAGATTTCTTAAATCCACAATAA
- a CDS encoding DUF6514 family protein, protein MKELKLLCSNDVILEDERIMKLDYCLTEQVTEEQGVPYYGIRIVKHLDDLVESEEELGVSTSKETVVSIIKKLCEFEVTPMSMIEIVDDLITQEELVY, encoded by the coding sequence ATGAAGGAATTAAAGTTATTGTGTAGCAATGATGTGATTCTTGAAGATGAGAGAATTATGAAACTGGACTACTGCTTAACAGAACAGGTGACAGAAGAACAAGGGGTGCCTTATTATGGTATAAGAATAGTAAAGCATCTGGATGATCTGGTTGAATCGGAGGAGGAATTGGGGGTTTCTACTTCGAAGGAGACCGTGGTATCAATTATTAAAAAACTGTGTGAATTTGAGGTTACACCTATGTCTATGATTGAAATCGTAGATGATCTGATTACACAGGAAGAACTGGTGTATTAA
- a CDS encoding YigZ family protein gives MKEAFHTIFEGGVGEFEMKKSRFIATVRPVETEEAAIDVIETLKKKYWDASHNCSAYIIGTENPIMRCSDDGEPSKTAGRPMLDVLLAHELTNLVVVVTRYFGGTLLGTGGLVKAYQSATLEGLKNSIVIKKELGVQLQVVTDYTLIGKIQYLIGTEKITQLSSEFTDIVTLTLLIPPSRLSEISKKIAELTNGSAILNEIDEVYFSLINGEAYVF, from the coding sequence ATGAAAGAAGCTTTTCACACCATCTTTGAAGGTGGTGTCGGGGAATTCGAAATGAAAAAATCGCGTTTTATTGCAACAGTACGCCCTGTTGAAACCGAGGAAGCAGCGATCGATGTGATTGAGACCTTAAAGAAAAAATATTGGGATGCAAGCCATAATTGCTCCGCTTATATTATTGGTACGGAAAATCCTATTATGCGATGCTCCGATGATGGAGAACCAAGCAAAACTGCTGGTCGACCCATGCTGGATGTATTACTTGCCCATGAGCTTACGAATCTTGTTGTCGTAGTGACACGCTATTTTGGCGGAACTCTGTTAGGTACCGGTGGTTTAGTGAAGGCTTATCAGTCTGCCACTCTGGAAGGCCTGAAAAACAGCATCGTTATTAAGAAGGAACTGGGTGTACAGTTGCAGGTGGTAACTGATTACACTCTGATTGGGAAAATCCAATATCTAATCGGCACGGAGAAAATAACACAGCTATCCTCTGAATTTACCGACATTGTCACCTTAACCCTACTGATTCCTCCCTCCCGATTATCGGAAATCAGCAAAAAAATAGCTGAACTCACGAATGGCTCAGCTATTCTTAATGAAATTGACGAGGTGTATTTCTCGCTTATTAATGGTGAGGCCTATGTATTTTAA
- a CDS encoding VanZ family protein: MKLKYISWLPAFFMMVIIFYFSSRPVTISNESSASIAEELLNLYETITDNTLQADARSSILAATNHYVRKTAHFMEYALLAMTIAFHMSVIRSNKTRLILVSVLLSALYAASDEFHQTMVPGRGGQIRDVILDTAGAVTGTLLFYYAITLIARIRKNKSTATVK, translated from the coding sequence ATGAAACTAAAATATATATCCTGGCTACCTGCTTTTTTTATGATGGTTATCATATTTTACTTCTCCTCAAGACCAGTAACCATATCAAATGAGAGCAGTGCATCTATTGCGGAGGAACTGCTTAACCTATATGAAACAATAACGGATAATACTCTTCAGGCGGATGCGAGAAGCAGTATTCTGGCTGCGACAAATCATTATGTCAGAAAGACCGCTCACTTTATGGAATATGCTCTGTTGGCTATGACAATTGCATTCCATATGTCAGTAATCCGGAGCAATAAAACTCGTCTCATTCTTGTATCAGTCTTATTATCCGCCCTATATGCTGCTTCTGATGAGTTTCATCAGACAATGGTTCCCGGAAGAGGGGGGCAAATCCGTGATGTAATACTGGATACGGCCGGAGCAGTTACGGGAACTCTTCTTTTTTATTATGCAATAACACTAATTGCACGAATTCGCAAGAATAAAAGTACAGCTACTGTGAAGTGA
- a CDS encoding DUF4250 domain-containing protein encodes MYRYDISTWKSKLISQTSTSIINTPKRSKEMQIPKDPYILLSFINTKLRDEFHTLEDLCLSLNIDRKHLEKTLSSIDYTYVSSKNQFTSQ; translated from the coding sequence ATGTATAGATATGATATTTCTACATGGAAATCAAAGCTGATCAGCCAAACATCAACTTCAATCATTAATACACCGAAACGGAGTAAGGAAATGCAAATACCCAAGGATCCATATATCTTACTAAGCTTTATAAATACGAAATTACGCGACGAGTTTCACACACTGGAGGATCTCTGTCTCAGTTTAAATATTGATCGCAAGCACTTGGAAAAAACTCTATCATCGATTGATTATACCTATGTAAGTAGTAAAAACCAGTTCACTTCACAGTAG
- a CDS encoding replication-associated recombination protein A: MDLFDYMRSNTMKKEAPLASRLRPSTLDEVVGQRHIIGKDKLLYRAIKADKLSSILFYGPPGTGKTTLAKVIANTTSSLFTQINATSAGKKDMEAVIEEAKNNLGMYGKKTILFIDEIHRFNKGQQDYLLPFVEDGTVILIGATTENPYFEVNSALISRSIIFELKPLDKEDIKTLITRAINDQEKGMGAYKAVIEDDALEFLADIANGDARAALNAIEIGVLTTERSEDGKIHITLEVSSECIQKRVLKYDKQGDNHYDTISAFIKSMRGSDPDAAIYYLARMLYAGEEVAFIARRIMICAAEDVSNADPNALVVATSAALAVERLGMPEARIVLAQAAAYVACAPKSNSAICAIDEATKVVENEKTATIPSYLMDAHYKGAANLGHGLGYMYAHDYENHYVKQQYLPDEIKDRIFYRPSDNGYEKIIQEYFKKIKGEQS; the protein is encoded by the coding sequence ATGGACTTATTTGATTATATGAGAAGTAATACTATGAAAAAGGAGGCTCCATTGGCCTCAAGACTACGACCGTCTACACTGGATGAAGTAGTGGGACAGCGGCATATTATTGGGAAGGATAAATTACTATATCGGGCTATTAAGGCAGATAAGTTAAGCTCTATCTTATTTTACGGACCACCAGGAACCGGAAAAACCACTCTGGCAAAGGTGATTGCCAATACTACCAGTTCCCTGTTTACTCAGATTAATGCGACCTCAGCCGGGAAAAAGGATATGGAGGCTGTTATTGAGGAAGCGAAGAATAATCTCGGAATGTATGGTAAGAAGACCATTCTGTTTATCGATGAGATTCATCGTTTTAATAAAGGACAGCAGGATTATCTGTTACCCTTTGTAGAAGACGGTACCGTGATACTCATCGGAGCTACAACAGAGAACCCTTATTTTGAAGTGAATTCCGCGCTTATATCCAGATCCATCATTTTCGAATTAAAACCTCTTGATAAGGAGGATATCAAAACTCTCATAACAAGAGCCATCAATGATCAGGAAAAGGGGATGGGAGCATATAAGGCTGTGATAGAAGACGATGCGTTGGAATTTCTTGCTGATATTGCCAATGGAGATGCGAGAGCTGCATTAAATGCGATAGAGATTGGGGTATTGACGACGGAGCGGTCTGAGGATGGCAAGATTCATATCACTCTGGAGGTTTCCTCTGAGTGCATTCAAAAACGGGTATTAAAGTATGATAAGCAAGGGGATAATCATTATGATACCATATCCGCGTTTATCAAAAGCATGCGAGGTTCGGATCCGGATGCAGCGATTTATTATCTGGCCAGAATGCTGTATGCAGGGGAAGAGGTGGCGTTTATAGCCAGAAGAATCATGATCTGTGCGGCAGAGGATGTATCCAATGCAGATCCCAATGCGTTAGTAGTTGCAACCTCAGCAGCCCTGGCAGTAGAACGTTTAGGTATGCCGGAAGCCAGAATAGTATTGGCTCAGGCAGCAGCCTATGTGGCGTGTGCGCCTAAGAGTAATTCCGCTATCTGTGCGATTGATGAAGCGACTAAGGTCGTAGAAAATGAAAAAACAGCGACGATACCCTCCTATCTTATGGATGCACATTATAAAGGAGCGGCTAATTTAGGACATGGGCTGGGATATATGTATGCACATGATTATGAAAATCACTATGTAAAGCAGCAATATCTTCCCGATGAAATAAAAGACCGGATATTTTACCGGCCATCGGATAACGGATATGAAAAGATAATCCAAGAGTATTTTAAGAAAATAAAAGGGGAGCAGTCCTAG
- a CDS encoding P-loop NTPase family protein, giving the protein MSKELICIKQLSKSYGNKKILNNIDLVIEEGQSIALLGNNGTGKSKRRL; this is encoded by the coding sequence ATGAGCAAGGAATTGATTTGTATAAAACAATTATCTAAAAGCTATGGCAACAAGAAAATATTGAATAATATTGATCTGGTGATAGAGGAAGGGCAATCCATAGCATTACTCGGAAATAACGGTACAGGTAAAAGCAAAAGAAGGCTATAA
- a CDS encoding aspartate/glutamate racemase family protein, with protein sequence MKTIGLIGGMSWESTVEYYKIINEVVKTRCGGLHSAKCLLYSVDFDEIERCQASGEWEKSGRILGEAAKSLERGGADFILICTNTMHKVVKYIEDAVRIPVLHIAKATADCIKKEKLHTIGLLGTKYTMEQDFYKSKLEESGLTVLIPDSSEREFVNKVIYEELCLGKIEPASKEIYHQIIRRLSERGAQGIILGCTEIGLLVKQEETEIPLFDTTRIHAIEAVNVAL encoded by the coding sequence ATGAAAACAATAGGATTAATCGGCGGAATGAGCTGGGAATCTACAGTGGAGTATTATAAGATTATCAACGAAGTGGTAAAAACGAGATGCGGTGGGCTGCACTCCGCAAAATGTTTATTATATAGTGTGGATTTCGATGAAATTGAACGTTGTCAGGCATCAGGAGAATGGGAAAAGTCGGGAAGGATACTGGGAGAGGCTGCTAAGTCTCTGGAACGAGGGGGAGCAGACTTTATTCTGATCTGTACCAATACCATGCATAAGGTCGTGAAATATATCGAGGATGCAGTAAGAATTCCGGTTTTACACATTGCGAAAGCAACAGCGGATTGTATAAAGAAGGAGAAGCTTCATACCATTGGATTATTAGGTACAAAGTATACAATGGAACAGGATTTCTATAAATCAAAATTGGAGGAGAGTGGCCTTACCGTGTTGATACCGGACTCCTCCGAGAGGGAGTTTGTGAATAAAGTTATCTATGAGGAGCTTTGCCTAGGTAAGATTGAACCTGCCTCCAAAGAAATATACCATCAAATAATTAGACGTCTGTCGGAGAGAGGAGCACAGGGAATTATACTGGGTTGTACCGAAATTGGCTTACTGGTAAAGCAGGAAGAAACAGAAATTCCTCTCTTTGATACTACCAGAATACATGCGATAGAAGCGGTAAATGTGGCTTTATAG
- a CDS encoding Crp/Fnr family transcriptional regulator, which produces MKDILENHPLFKGINKTELEKLLKCLSLIKKSYKKDEYIIHEGNQINFIGLIISGRIFMEKEDYAGNIYFYTEIHQDNLFGEVFICPHIQSSTVNYRAATDCTVLFIKYDNILHLCKNNCRYHQRLNENLVNLLAYKCRSLMDKIEIISKKTIRERILAYLLQLSVEQSNPRQVTSPFNHKEMASFLCVNRSSMLRELHKMKEEHLLDFKRNMFHLYFQKR; this is translated from the coding sequence ATGAAAGATATATTAGAAAATCATCCATTATTTAAAGGAATTAATAAAACAGAACTGGAGAAGCTTTTAAAATGCCTATCCTTAATAAAGAAATCTTATAAAAAAGATGAATATATTATCCATGAAGGTAATCAGATCAACTTTATCGGCCTAATAATATCCGGAAGGATCTTCATGGAAAAGGAAGATTATGCTGGTAATATCTATTTTTATACGGAGATTCATCAAGATAATTTATTCGGTGAGGTATTTATCTGTCCTCACATCCAGAGCAGCACAGTAAATTACCGCGCCGCTACTGATTGTACCGTCTTGTTTATCAAGTACGACAACATATTACACCTATGCAAGAACAATTGCAGATACCATCAAAGGCTGAATGAGAATTTGGTTAATCTGTTAGCCTATAAATGCCGTTCTCTGATGGACAAGATTGAAATTATATCGAAAAAGACCATACGTGAGCGTATTCTCGCTTATCTATTGCAGTTATCTGTTGAACAATCGAATCCCAGACAAGTGACCTCACCCTTCAATCACAAGGAAATGGCAAGCTTTCTCTGTGTTAACCGCAGCTCCATGTTAAGGGAGCTTCATAAAATGAAGGAAGAGCATTTACTTGATTTTAAGAGAAATATGTTTCACTTATACTTTCAGAAAAGATAA
- a CDS encoding cation:proton antiporter — MESFVIFKNLALIIVAAKGFGMLARKLKAPQVVGEIIAGLILGPSVLGLVDQSDFIIQMAEIGVVLLMFLAGLETNLKELLKTGPIAFAVACAGVAVPLVGGYLLYSVFYGFAPASSDEFYRAVFTGVIMTATSVSITVQTLRELGRLKGRVGTTILSAAIIDDVIGIIVLTFVIGFKNPSVKPISVIVNTVLFFAFSIVVGIVFFYIFKYLSKKYPHTRRIPIFGLVLCFGLAYIAEKYFGIADITGAYLAGIILCSIQESDYIAEKMDISSYIIFGPIFFTSIGLKTSIQNFTPSLILFSIGFVLVALICKIIGCGIMAKLCRFNGIDSLKIGVGMMTRGEVALIVSQKGLAVGLLSGEFFTPVILLIMVSSIITPIIMKLLYRSKPEANMEGNA, encoded by the coding sequence ATGGAATCGTTTGTAATTTTCAAGAATTTAGCATTAATCATTGTTGCTGCAAAGGGCTTTGGTATGCTGGCTAGAAAACTTAAGGCACCACAGGTTGTAGGAGAAATTATAGCTGGTTTAATCTTGGGACCCAGTGTATTAGGGCTAGTGGATCAAAGTGATTTTATAATACAGATGGCGGAAATTGGTGTGGTTTTACTGATGTTTCTGGCTGGCTTGGAGACGAACCTGAAGGAGCTTTTAAAGACGGGTCCCATTGCATTTGCTGTTGCCTGCGCAGGTGTTGCAGTTCCTCTTGTAGGAGGTTATTTACTGTATTCGGTATTTTATGGATTTGCTCCGGCAAGTTCGGATGAATTTTACAGGGCTGTGTTTACCGGAGTTATAATGACTGCAACCTCAGTCAGTATAACCGTTCAGACGTTAAGAGAACTCGGTCGTTTAAAGGGACGAGTGGGAACGACAATATTAAGTGCTGCGATTATTGATGATGTAATCGGTATTATTGTATTGACATTTGTCATTGGGTTTAAAAATCCATCTGTGAAACCGATATCCGTTATAGTGAATACAGTTTTGTTTTTTGCATTTAGTATCGTGGTAGGAATAGTATTTTTCTATATATTTAAGTATTTATCCAAAAAATATCCACATACTAGGAGAATTCCAATCTTTGGCTTAGTACTTTGCTTTGGATTAGCTTATATAGCAGAAAAATACTTTGGAATAGCAGATATCACAGGTGCTTATTTGGCTGGTATTATTTTATGTAGTATACAGGAATCTGACTATATCGCAGAAAAGATGGACATCAGCTCTTATATTATCTTCGGCCCGATTTTCTTTACAAGTATCGGATTAAAAACTTCCATACAGAATTTTACGCCATCCCTAATCCTTTTCTCCATTGGTTTTGTACTGGTAGCATTAATCTGTAAAATAATTGGTTGCGGTATCATGGCAAAACTATGCAGATTTAATGGTATTGATTCACTGAAAATTGGAGTCGGAATGATGACAAGAGGAGAAGTGGCGCTAATTGTGTCCCAGAAAGGACTTGCGGTAGGATTGCTGAGTGGGGAATTCTTTACTCCGGTTATTTTATTAATCATGGTATCGTCTATAATCACTCCAATTATTATGAAGCTGCTTTATCGATCAAAACCTGAAGCTAATATGGAAGGTAATGCATAG
- a CDS encoding sensor histidine kinase has translation MEGLLRLFCLPSTGIAALFFVSVLFVTNMLKPIKESQEKQSRFIAAASHELRSPLSVICANNSAIASVTNDSQKFIEGIDKECKRMARLINDMLILASADAKSWEIKKEPVETDTLLIETYEAFLPLCLQKDHSLSLELPEEALPAIISDKERLKQVLLILLDNALAYSPNNKDIILRSYTNNHFLYLEVQDHGVGIADKDKKLIFDRFYRIDPSRNEKQHFGLGLSIAKEIIQLLGGKLTVRDTEGGGATFSIRIHIPS, from the coding sequence ATGGAGGGTTTACTTAGACTGTTTTGTCTTCCATCAACTGGTATTGCTGCCTTATTCTTTGTCAGTGTCCTATTTGTTACGAATATGCTTAAGCCAATAAAGGAAAGTCAAGAGAAACAGAGTCGTTTTATAGCTGCTGCTTCCCATGAGCTGCGTTCTCCACTCTCCGTGATCTGTGCCAACAACTCAGCAATTGCTTCAGTTACTAATGATTCGCAGAAATTCATTGAGGGAATTGACAAGGAATGTAAACGTATGGCTCGGTTAATCAATGATATGCTAATCCTTGCTTCCGCCGATGCGAAGTCATGGGAAATAAAAAAAGAGCCAGTAGAAACTGACACTCTTCTCATAGAAACCTATGAAGCCTTTCTCCCTCTCTGCCTCCAGAAGGATCATTCCCTATCCTTGGAGCTTCCGGAAGAAGCACTTCCTGCTATAATCAGCGACAAAGAACGGCTAAAACAGGTTTTACTAATTCTCCTTGATAACGCCTTGGCTTATTCACCAAATAACAAGGATATCATTCTTCGCAGTTACACCAATAATCACTTCCTATATCTTGAGGTGCAGGATCACGGTGTAGGGATTGCTGATAAGGATAAGAAGCTTATTTTCGATCGTTTTTACCGGATTGATCCATCCCGTAATGAAAAGCAGCATTTCGGACTGGGACTTAGCATTGCGAAGGAAATCATCCAACTCCTTGGTGGAAAGCTTACCGTTCGTGATACCGAAGGAGGCGGCGCCACCTTCAGTATCCGAATCCATATTCCGTCATAA
- a CDS encoding ABC transporter substrate-binding protein, translated as MEGKQIYLKHYWFDKSVSSIPAKELTIFALNDSNTIRQAIVAYQKQNPDIYINFRVANNNQNVIYTYGVKNPNETLSISDYVEALNTELLAGKGADILILDGLPIESYIEKGVLEDMEDVLLPQIEADVLMKNIAENYVKDGKIYTMPLRFRVPIIYGSSEAVNASKSLEDLARFSEENTEVPLFGKCDYRSLSAWMLLLNYGDVINANGEINEENFERFLQNISKIAQNIQAAGDIKPMVMNSSQGIYVGHWAMLVFEQQLLLR; from the coding sequence ATGGAGGGGAAGCAGATTTATTTAAAACATTACTGGTTTGATAAGTCTGTAAGCTCCATTCCCGCCAAGGAGCTTACGATATTTGCTCTCAATGATAGCAATACCATTCGTCAGGCCATTGTAGCATATCAAAAGCAAAATCCTGATATTTACATTAATTTCCGGGTTGCAAATAATAATCAGAATGTTATTTACACATATGGTGTAAAAAATCCGAATGAGACACTGTCCATATCAGATTATGTAGAAGCATTGAATACCGAGCTACTTGCCGGTAAAGGAGCAGACATTCTGATATTAGATGGATTACCGATAGAATCCTATATAGAAAAAGGCGTACTGGAAGATATGGAGGATGTTTTACTACCCCAAATAGAGGCAGATGTGCTAATGAAAAATATTGCGGAAAACTATGTGAAAGACGGAAAGATCTATACCATGCCGTTACGCTTTAGGGTACCAATCATATACGGTTCTTCAGAGGCAGTAAATGCATCGAAATCTCTGGAGGATTTAGCAAGGTTCTCCGAGGAGAATACAGAGGTTCCGTTATTCGGAAAGTGTGATTATCGATCTCTGTCCGCATGGATGTTACTTCTCAATTATGGCGATGTGATCAATGCCAACGGAGAAATCAATGAGGAGAATTTCGAAAGGTTCTTACAGAATATAAGCAAAATTGCCCAAAATATACAAGCAGCCGGGGACATTAAGCCTATGGTTATGAATTCTTCGCAAGGAATTTACGTTGGACATTGGGCTATGTTAGTATTTGAGCAGCAGCTTCTGTTACGGTAG